Part of the Aurantiacibacter aquimixticola genome, TGCAGCCTCCACCACGAGCGTACCCATGGCGAGCCCGGCGATGATCCGGTTGCGTTTCGGAAAATGCTGTCCCCGCGGCTCCGTGCCCGGTGCTTCCTCGGCAATGAGCAACGCCTCGCTCGCGATCTGCTCCTGCAGCTTGGTGTGCTGCGGCGGGTAGGCGATATCGATGCCGCTGGCGATGACACCGATGGTGTGAGGTATCGAACCCTCGTGGCAGGCTCCGTCGATCCCGCGCGCAAGGCCCGAAACGACGGTGAAGCCGCCATCGGCCAGTTCACGGGCGAAATCGCGCGCAAGCTTGACTGCCGCCGCCGAAGCGTTGCGTGCCCCGACCATCGCCACGCATGGCTGATTTGCCAGCGCCATGTCGCCGCGCACGGTGATGATCGGCGGGGCGTTCTCCATCTCGCCCAGCAGCGCGGGATAGTCCGGCATGTCGTGAAAGACATATCGCGCACCCGCCTTCCGCGCGGCTGTCACTTCCCGCTCTATCCGCTCTCGCGGGGCTGGCCGGTAGTCGCGCTTGGCACCGCGCTTGGCGAGGTCTGGCAGTGCCTCGATAGCCTCCTGCGCCGTCCTGAATCGCGCAAGCAACTGCGCATAGATGACCGGGCCGATATGTGCCGAACGCAGCAGCCGGATGCGGGCGAATGCCTCCTCCTGCGAAAGCTTCGACGCAGTCACGACTTGCTGCCGACCCGCGGTTCCTCACCGCGCAGGAGGCGGCCGATATTGGCGCGGTGCAGCCAAACGATCAGCGCTGCGATAATTGCGAGGACGGGGCCGAAATGCGCGAAACCAAGCAGCCACGCGCCGAGGGCCGCAGCGATCACCGCGCTCATTCCTGCAACCGAACTGATACGACCGAGCGCCAGAACTGCAATCCAGACAACAGCGTAGACGACGCCGATTGGCCATGCGAGACCGAAGCTGACGCCTGCATTCGTAGCAACCCCCTTTCCGCCCCTGAATCTGAGCCAGACGGGGAAGCAGTGACCGAGGACCGCGCCGAGTGCGGCGAGTGATTTGCATTCCTCGACAAGGTTTGCGGGCTGGATGCGGGGACCATCGAAGCCCCAGAGCCATGATGCGAGCAACACCGGTACGAAACCCTTGGCGAAATCGAGCAGCAGGGTTGCCACAGCCAGCCACTTGCTACCGGTACGCAGCACATTGGTCGCGCCGATATTGCCACTGCCGATGGAGCGGATATCGCCCTTGCCGGCCGCCCTTGCGAGCAAAAGGCCGAAGGGGATCGAGCCGCTCAGATACCCGATCAGAAATGCGCCAAAAAGGTCCAAATGAAATTCTCCGCTCGTCCCGAGCTTGTCGAAGGACCGCTTTTTCTACTAGCGCTGCGATAACGGGAAATACGACCCTTCGACAAGCGCGGCGTGAGCGGAAAGTAACGGAATTGGACGCAAAATCCCCCATCCTGCTGTTCGATTCCGGCTTGGGCGGCCTTTCGGTGCTGTCCGCGCTTCGCGAAGAGCTGCCCGATGCACCGGTTCTCTACGCAGCCGATACCGCGGGCCTGCCATATGGCGACAAGACCGAGGCGGAGATCGCAGCGCGCGTGGCCGGGCTGCTTGGGCGCCTGAGCGAGCGATTCCATCCGCGCCTCATCACCATCGCCTGCAACACGGCGTCCACCATTGCGCTCGGCATGGTGCGCAGCGTGTTGCACGTGCCGATCGTGGGCACCGTTCCTGCGATCAAGCCTGCGGCGAAGATCACGAAAACCGGCACGATCGGCCTTTTGGGTACGGCGGCGACAATCCGGCAGGGCTATGTCGACGATCTGGAAGCGAAGTTCGCCAACGGCCACCGCCTAATCCGCTTTGCGCATCCCGGACTGGTCGGCGCTGCCGAGACGAAGCTGCGCGGCGGGCGTCCCCACGATGCCG contains:
- the dprA gene encoding DNA-processing protein DprA, which codes for MTASKLSQEEAFARIRLLRSAHIGPVIYAQLLARFRTAQEAIEALPDLAKRGAKRDYRPAPRERIEREVTAARKAGARYVFHDMPDYPALLGEMENAPPIITVRGDMALANQPCVAMVGARNASAAAVKLARDFARELADGGFTVVSGLARGIDGACHEGSIPHTIGVIASGIDIAYPPQHTKLQEQIASEALLIAEEAPGTEPRGQHFPKRNRIIAGLAMGTLVVEAAPKSGSLITARLAGEAGREVMAIPGSPLEARSQGCNHLIREGAVLVQEPENVIELLTGFDGVPRSSFRDPVTPADFASFDEVQEGDTDAIANLLTLAPVAVDELIRQSGDSAGSVQMALLELEIAGRLQRHAGGRVSLSG
- the plsY gene encoding glycerol-3-phosphate 1-O-acyltransferase PlsY, which encodes MDLFGAFLIGYLSGSIPFGLLLARAAGKGDIRSIGSGNIGATNVLRTGSKWLAVATLLLDFAKGFVPVLLASWLWGFDGPRIQPANLVEECKSLAALGAVLGHCFPVWLRFRGGKGVATNAGVSFGLAWPIGVVYAVVWIAVLALGRISSVAGMSAVIAAALGAWLLGFAHFGPVLAIIAALIVWLHRANIGRLLRGEEPRVGSKS
- the murI gene encoding glutamate racemase, giving the protein MDAKSPILLFDSGLGGLSVLSALREELPDAPVLYAADTAGLPYGDKTEAEIAARVAGLLGRLSERFHPRLITIACNTASTIALGMVRSVLHVPIVGTVPAIKPAAKITKTGTIGLLGTAATIRQGYVDDLEAKFANGHRLIRFAHPGLVGAAETKLRGGRPHDAVFAEAAAGLRKQDGGEAIDTVVLACTHFPLVEDELRAAIGPDVAFVHGAQGIARQVARLIEGQDFSRNDADRAVVTGEADRALAAALAPFGIGSVERF